Proteins from one Deinococcus apachensis DSM 19763 genomic window:
- a CDS encoding TMEM175 family protein, whose protein sequence is MAELPPGPQDVPASRVHSLSDGVFAIVMTLLVLELRVPEQVRGLGQVARDARLAGELVTLAPRLVIYAFTFIIAGLNWLSHVRFQRYVRRTDQGLALRNVVYLMLVSLLPFSSGLIGAYGDTPAGVATYALNQVLIGAAFLWMLRHAVQHGLMAPDWRAQRLGERALVNLGGFVLMAVLAFVRPSLAWLAPFAPFVGRLLHRAVRKAW, encoded by the coding sequence ATGGCTGAGCTGCCTCCCGGTCCACAGGACGTGCCTGCCAGCCGCGTCCACAGCCTGAGTGACGGCGTTTTTGCCATCGTCATGACCCTTCTAGTGCTGGAGCTGCGGGTTCCGGAACAGGTGAGAGGATTGGGGCAGGTGGCCCGCGACGCCCGGCTCGCCGGGGAACTGGTGACGCTCGCGCCGCGCCTGGTGATCTACGCCTTCACCTTCATCATCGCGGGCCTGAATTGGCTCAGCCACGTGCGCTTCCAGAGGTACGTCCGGCGCACAGACCAGGGCCTGGCTCTTCGGAACGTCGTCTACCTGATGCTGGTGTCCCTGCTGCCCTTCTCGTCGGGCCTGATCGGCGCCTACGGGGATACGCCCGCCGGGGTCGCCACCTACGCCCTCAATCAGGTGCTGATCGGCGCGGCCTTTCTGTGGATGCTGCGCCACGCGGTTCAGCACGGGCTCATGGCTCCGGACTGGCGGGCCCAGCGGCTGGGGGAGCGTGCCCTCGTGAACCTGGGCGGGTTCGTCCTGATGGCCGTCCTGGCCTTTGTTCGCCCCTCGCTGGCGTGGCTCGCGCCCTTCGCCCCGTTTGTCGGCCGCCTGCTGCACCGGGCCGTCCGGAAGGCCTGGTAG
- a CDS encoding MazG family protein, producing the protein MQDLLQTLRRLRAPDGCPWDREQTHESLRPYLLEEAAEAVDAVGESPAALAGELGDVLLQVAFHSVIAEEEGTFGYPDVERGIVEKLVRRHPHVFGAVQVSGSDEVVTNWEVIKTAERGGRPRSAADRVPAALGALARETQAQKLARREKTGREDVGATLQKAPDTTQGVAEVLSAVVAWAWSLGVDPEVALREHTHAFLAALPDPEAGA; encoded by the coding sequence ATGCAAGACCTGCTTCAGACGCTGCGCCGCCTGCGGGCCCCCGACGGGTGTCCCTGGGATCGCGAGCAGACCCACGAGTCGCTGCGCCCCTACCTGCTCGAGGAAGCCGCCGAGGCCGTGGATGCGGTGGGCGAAAGCCCTGCCGCCCTCGCGGGCGAACTCGGGGACGTGCTGCTGCAGGTCGCCTTCCATTCGGTCATCGCCGAGGAGGAGGGCACCTTCGGCTACCCGGATGTGGAGCGCGGCATCGTGGAGAAGCTGGTGCGGCGGCATCCCCATGTGTTCGGCGCGGTGCAGGTCTCCGGCTCGGACGAGGTGGTGACGAACTGGGAGGTGATCAAGACCGCCGAGCGGGGAGGCCGCCCCCGCAGCGCCGCCGACCGGGTGCCCGCCGCGCTGGGGGCGCTCGCGCGGGAGACTCAGGCACAGAAGCTCGCCAGGCGGGAGAAGACGGGCCGGGAGGACGTGGGGGCGACTCTTCAAAAGGCCCCCGACACGACACAGGGAGTGGCGGAAGTGCTTTCGGCGGTCGTCGCCTGGGCCTGGTCGCTGGGCGTGGACCCGGAGGTGGCGCTGCGGGAACACACCCACGCTTTCCTGGCCGCCCTGCCGGACCCGGAGGCGGGCGCGTGA
- the mraZ gene encoding division/cell wall cluster transcriptional repressor MraZ — translation MPFGEYPYTIDDKGRVVIPPAFREFVEDGMILTRGMEGCLYVFPLASWRRVEEQLEGLPLTDAQSRAFVRFFYSGANKARLDNQSRVSIPQTLRSFAALDSDVIVAGAPGRLELWNPGRWETAIQAVQDDPPKPDLLANFVA, via the coding sequence TTGCCGTTCGGAGAGTACCCCTACACCATAGACGACAAGGGCCGCGTGGTCATCCCACCCGCCTTTCGGGAGTTTGTGGAGGACGGGATGATTCTCACACGCGGCATGGAGGGCTGCCTGTACGTCTTCCCGCTCGCCTCATGGCGGCGCGTGGAGGAGCAACTGGAGGGCCTCCCGCTCACCGACGCCCAGTCGCGGGCGTTCGTGCGCTTCTTCTATTCCGGCGCCAACAAGGCGCGGCTGGACAACCAGAGCCGCGTGTCGATCCCGCAGACGCTGCGCTCGTTCGCGGCCCTGGACAGCGACGTGATCGTGGCGGGCGCTCCCGGACGGCTGGAACTGTGGAATCCCGGGCGCTGGGAGACCGCCATCCAGGCCGTGCAGGACGACCCCCCCAAACCCGACCTTCTCGCCAACTTCGTGGCGTGA
- a CDS encoding DUF423 domain-containing protein, producing the protein MRNLHPTVAGAVLAALGVALGAFGAHALRARLDPALLANFETGVRYQMYAALALLALGTQPAQRRAPALLLIGAVIFSGTLYLLVLSGQWWLGAITPIGGLLLIAGFVVAALDARRP; encoded by the coding sequence ATGCGGAACCTTCACCCCACAGTGGCCGGAGCAGTGCTCGCGGCGCTCGGCGTGGCCCTGGGTGCCTTCGGGGCCCACGCCCTGCGCGCCCGCCTCGACCCCGCCCTGCTCGCCAACTTCGAGACGGGCGTGCGGTATCAGATGTATGCGGCCCTCGCGCTGCTCGCCCTTGGGACGCAGCCTGCCCAGCGCCGCGCCCCGGCCCTCCTGCTCATCGGGGCGGTTATCTTCAGCGGCACCCTTTACCTCCTGGTGCTGAGCGGACAGTGGTGGCTCGGCGCGATTACGCCCATCGGCGGATTGCTGCTGATCGCCGGGTTCGTGGTGGCCGCACTCGACGCCCGGAGGCCGTAG
- a CDS encoding ABC transporter permease — MPRPVPDLAWTLARAHLRRRRTQNLLTVLGIAVGVMVLIAALSLTNGFTRALVDATLRASPHLSLTAFTPSPRDPGLETEMRADPRVTAFVPFLGDKGLLTRPASAGRAAGVDFTTLFGVTPTAATVLRLAPEEGTLLRALGPNEVLLGAALARSVGAFTGDEVRLLNSTQRRVTLRVKGVFSTGNYLIDSGYAFTSLGTLQALQGTTNISGYQLRLRDPDSAPAVGDALTRIRPYTSIPWQSLYGTLLDQLALQKRVIAFVVFLIVIVAAFGIANVLTLAVFEKTQEIAILRAVGATRGVITRTFLIEGALLGLGGLLLGNLLGLGISAYFTVRPFQLPGDLYFITALPVQVRAGDLLWVNAVGLGTTLLAALIPARRAANVEPARIIR; from the coding sequence GTGCCCCGCCCTGTCCCTGACCTCGCCTGGACGCTGGCCCGCGCGCACCTGAGGCGGCGGCGGACCCAGAACCTCCTGACCGTCCTGGGGATCGCGGTGGGCGTGATGGTCCTGATCGCCGCGCTGAGCCTGACGAACGGCTTTACCCGCGCCCTGGTGGACGCCACGCTCCGCGCCAGCCCGCACCTGAGTCTGACGGCCTTCACCCCCTCGCCGCGCGACCCCGGGCTGGAGACCGAGATGCGCGCCGACCCCCGCGTGACCGCCTTCGTGCCCTTTCTGGGGGACAAGGGGCTGCTGACCCGGCCAGCGTCGGCGGGGCGGGCAGCGGGGGTGGACTTCACCACGCTGTTCGGCGTGACGCCCACGGCGGCGACTGTCCTGCGCCTCGCCCCCGAGGAGGGCACGCTTCTGCGAGCTCTGGGTCCGAACGAGGTGCTTCTGGGCGCGGCCCTGGCCCGCAGCGTCGGGGCCTTCACCGGCGACGAGGTGCGGCTGCTGAATTCCACCCAGCGCCGGGTGACCCTGCGGGTGAAGGGGGTCTTCAGCACCGGCAACTACCTGATCGACTCCGGCTACGCCTTCACCAGCCTGGGGACCCTCCAGGCCCTCCAGGGAACGACGAACATCAGCGGCTACCAGCTCCGGCTGCGCGACCCGGACAGTGCCCCGGCGGTGGGGGACGCACTCACCCGCATCCGGCCCTACACCTCCATCCCCTGGCAGAGCCTGTACGGCACGCTGCTCGACCAGCTCGCCCTGCAAAAGCGGGTGATCGCCTTCGTGGTGTTCCTGATCGTGATCGTGGCGGCCTTCGGGATCGCCAACGTGCTGACCCTCGCCGTGTTCGAGAAGACGCAGGAGATTGCCATCCTGCGCGCGGTGGGGGCCACACGCGGGGTGATCACCCGCACGTTCCTGATCGAGGGGGCGCTGCTCGGGCTGGGCGGTCTGTTGCTGGGAAATCTGCTGGGCCTGGGCATCAGCGCCTACTTCACGGTGCGGCCCTTTCAGCTTCCGGGGGACCTGTACTTCATCACGGCGCTGCCGGTGCAGGTGCGGGCGGGCGACCTGCTGTGGGTGAACGCGGTGGGCCTGGGAACCACGCTGCTCGCGGCCCTGATTCCCGCCCGCCGGGCGGCCAATGTGGAACCCGCACGGATCATCCGCTGA
- the rsmH gene encoding 16S rRNA (cytosine(1402)-N(4))-methyltransferase RsmH translates to MNTAPPDLPPPDSLSHTPVLAAEVVEALAPAPGRLIVDGTLGGAGHTRLLLEAGARVIGIDQDPYALNRARALELPNLTVLEGNYRDMRDLLSDIGVTQVDGVLLDIGVSSFQLDDAERGFSYHTEAPLDMRMSRSGESAADVVNTSPEEELAAIIYEYGEDRHSRRIARAIAQAREKAPIETTVGLADIVKRAYPGFSKGIHPARRTFQALRIHVNDELGALRDGLEAAEALLAPGGRLAVISFHSLEDRIVKRFLRGSATLRPLTKRPVEASEAEQAANPRARSAKLRAAEKVTP, encoded by the coding sequence ATGAACACTGCTCCTCCCGACCTGCCCCCCCCGGATTCCCTCTCCCACACCCCGGTCCTCGCCGCCGAGGTGGTTGAAGCGCTGGCCCCCGCCCCCGGCCGCCTGATCGTGGACGGCACCCTCGGCGGCGCCGGACACACCCGGCTGCTGCTGGAGGCCGGTGCCCGGGTCATCGGCATCGACCAGGACCCCTACGCCCTGAACCGGGCCCGCGCCCTCGAACTTCCCAACCTCACCGTGCTGGAGGGCAACTACCGCGACATGCGTGACCTCCTGTCTGACATCGGGGTGACCCAGGTGGACGGTGTGCTCCTCGACATCGGCGTGAGCAGCTTTCAGCTCGACGACGCCGAGCGCGGGTTCTCGTACCACACCGAGGCGCCGCTCGACATGCGGATGAGCCGCAGCGGTGAGAGCGCCGCCGACGTGGTGAACACCTCCCCCGAGGAGGAACTCGCCGCGATCATCTACGAGTACGGCGAGGACCGCCACTCGCGCCGCATCGCCCGCGCCATCGCACAGGCGCGCGAGAAAGCGCCCATCGAGACCACCGTGGGGCTCGCGGACATCGTCAAGCGGGCGTACCCCGGCTTCTCGAAGGGCATTCACCCCGCCCGCCGGACCTTCCAGGCCCTGCGAATCCACGTGAACGACGAACTCGGCGCCCTGCGGGACGGGCTGGAGGCGGCCGAAGCCCTGCTGGCGCCGGGGGGCCGCCTCGCGGTGATCTCCTTTCACTCGCTCGAAGACCGCATCGTGAAGCGCTTCCTGCGGGGCAGCGCGACCCTTCGGCCCCTGACCAAACGCCCGGTGGAGGCCTCAGAGGCTGAGCAGGCCGCCAATCCCCGCGCCCGCAGCGCGAAACTGAGGGCCGCCGAGAAGGTGACCCCATGA
- the smpB gene encoding SsrA-binding protein SmpB, which translates to MPRVYTNRRAHHEYELLDRFEAGIALTGSEVKSVRAGGVDFRDAFARLNNGNIELEGLYIPTYTEATYNNHEPRRTRRLLLHREEIGKLRRALEQKGLTLVPTKLYQKGRVFKVELALARGKKLHDKRRAEAEKVVRRELREL; encoded by the coding sequence ATGCCCCGCGTGTACACGAACCGCCGCGCCCATCACGAATATGAGCTGTTGGACCGCTTCGAGGCGGGCATCGCTCTGACGGGCAGCGAGGTCAAGAGCGTCCGGGCGGGCGGCGTGGACTTCCGGGACGCCTTCGCGCGGCTGAACAACGGAAATATCGAGCTGGAGGGCCTGTACATTCCGACCTACACCGAAGCCACGTACAACAACCACGAGCCCCGCCGCACCCGCCGCCTGCTGCTGCACCGCGAGGAGATCGGCAAGCTGAGGCGCGCGCTGGAGCAAAAGGGCCTGACGCTGGTGCCGACCAAGCTCTACCAGAAGGGCCGGGTGTTCAAGGTGGAACTCGCCCTGGCCCGCGGCAAGAAGTTGCACGACAAGCGCCGGGCCGAGGCGGAAAAGGTCGTCCGGCGGGAGCTGCGCGAACTATGA
- a CDS encoding DUF4384 domain-containing protein — protein MKKLLMIPAAMLLGTAAAAPKISAQSIIVNPSQPDLAVSVRVDKDSSGNATPTYRTGENIRISTTVNRDAYVYLFNVDANGEVTQILPNRLSSSNFVKANTTAVFPAPGANFNFTVGEDVGLNKVLALASLTELNLDQISSFKTQQDQFATVTAKGQQQLAQALSIVVNPIPQNSWVSDTAFFNVAARNPVQTGSLFVGTNVANSTVILNGQRLGSANTTFTNIRPGSYPVRVQAPGFRDYTTTITIRAGATTNLNVEFAQVVTPAPAPVVSNQFTLSIRSSVNGARVFVDGQEVGTIRNGGLSVDVNRGATEVVLIAPGYQTFVGRYNVTRDAQITITPTR, from the coding sequence ATGAAGAAGCTTCTGATGATCCCGGCCGCGATGCTGCTCGGCACCGCCGCCGCCGCCCCCAAGATCAGCGCCCAGAGCATTATCGTGAACCCCAGCCAGCCCGACCTGGCCGTGAGCGTTCGCGTCGACAAGGACTCCAGCGGCAACGCCACGCCCACCTACCGCACGGGCGAGAACATCCGCATCAGCACGACCGTCAACCGCGACGCCTACGTGTACCTGTTCAACGTGGACGCGAACGGGGAAGTGACCCAGATCCTCCCCAACCGCCTGAGCAGCAGCAACTTCGTGAAGGCGAACACCACGGCGGTGTTCCCCGCGCCCGGCGCCAACTTCAACTTCACGGTGGGCGAGGACGTGGGCCTGAACAAGGTGCTCGCGCTCGCCAGCCTGACCGAGCTGAACCTCGACCAGATCAGCTCCTTCAAGACCCAGCAGGACCAGTTCGCCACCGTGACCGCCAAGGGCCAGCAGCAGCTCGCCCAGGCGCTGAGCATCGTGGTGAACCCCATTCCCCAGAACAGCTGGGTGAGTGACACCGCCTTCTTCAACGTCGCGGCGCGCAACCCCGTTCAGACGGGCAGCCTGTTTGTGGGCACGAACGTCGCCAACTCGACCGTGATCCTGAACGGCCAGCGGCTGGGCAGCGCCAACACCACCTTCACGAACATCCGCCCCGGCTCCTACCCGGTGCGCGTGCAGGCCCCCGGCTTCCGCGACTACACCACGACCATCACCATCCGCGCGGGTGCCACCACCAACCTGAACGTCGAGTTCGCGCAGGTTGTCACTCCCGCCCCGGCCCCCGTGGTCAGCAACCAGTTCACCCTCTCCATCCGCAGCAGCGTGAACGGCGCCCGCGTGTTCGTGGACGGCCAGGAGGTCGGCACGATCCGCAACGGTGGCCTGTCGGTGGACGTGAACCGCGGCGCGACCGAGGTCGTGCTGATCGCCCCCGGTTACCAGACCTTCGTGGGCCGCTACAACGTGACCCGCGACGCCCAGATCACCATCACCCCCACCCGCTGA
- a CDS encoding SDR family oxidoreductase, with the protein MTQSESQSASRKSAFVTGASKGIGFAVARALTGAGYAVTLTSRRQAEVEAAAREIGQGARGVVCDVRDPQALQQAVDAHVQAFGGLDVLFVNAGVGSFANIEDLTVEQWREVIDTNLSGAFYTIKAGIPALKRRGGYIFTLSSLAGRNPFAGGAAYNASKFGLNGLSEVLTLDLRQHDIKVTQIMPGSVATHFAGHTPSEADAWKIQPEDIAQLTLDLLEMPARTLPSRIEVRPSKPPKR; encoded by the coding sequence ATGACCCAAAGCGAGTCACAGTCCGCATCTCGAAAAAGCGCCTTCGTGACGGGCGCGAGCAAGGGCATCGGTTTCGCGGTGGCGCGGGCTCTGACGGGGGCCGGGTACGCGGTGACCCTCACCAGCCGCCGCCAGGCCGAGGTGGAGGCTGCCGCCCGGGAGATCGGCCAGGGCGCCCGAGGCGTGGTGTGCGACGTGCGTGACCCGCAGGCGCTTCAGCAAGCGGTGGACGCCCACGTCCAAGCCTTTGGCGGCCTGGACGTGCTGTTCGTGAACGCGGGCGTGGGCAGCTTCGCCAACATAGAGGACCTGACCGTCGAGCAGTGGCGGGAGGTGATCGACACCAACCTCAGTGGCGCCTTCTACACCATCAAGGCGGGGATTCCCGCCCTTAAACGCCGGGGCGGGTACATCTTCACCCTCTCCAGCCTGGCGGGGCGCAACCCCTTCGCGGGCGGCGCGGCGTACAACGCGAGCAAGTTCGGGCTCAACGGCCTGTCCGAGGTGCTGACCCTCGACCTGCGCCAGCACGACATCAAGGTGACGCAGATCATGCCCGGCAGCGTCGCCACCCATTTTGCCGGGCACACGCCAAGCGAGGCCGACGCCTGGAAAATTCAGCCCGAGGACATTGCCCAGCTCACCCTCGATCTGCTGGAGATGCCTGCGCGTACGTTACCCAGCCGGATCGAGGTCCGGCCCAGCAAGCCGCCAAAGCGGTAG
- a CDS encoding peptidoglycan D,D-transpeptidase FtsI family protein, giving the protein MEVKIHRRSRLMQFIALVLFLTLVWAYAQLEWGVPQAVKRSVVQSRGTITAADGTVLAQSVNGKRVYPQGTLAGQVVGLMGATEGLEGLEAAYNRTLEGGQNLKLTLDPAAQAAAEAALAKAVPEHQGQYGSVVVLETRTGRILAAASYPPFDPNQWRDYSPETRRNRPFLDVFEPGSTIKGLVVAAAINEGLTTPETKYDTPMRRYVGGRWGSTIGDAVAHPGHLTTRQVLRYSSNVGMSHIVEHFPPERMRGYLSHYGFGSYVDIPTVVTSTGQLQPLRNWDDLVRATNAFGQGMSSTTLQLAAAYNTLANDGRYVSPRLVEGESAGERREVLRPETARKTREMLQAVIEEGIPHAAGIKGYALGGKTGTAQVSEGAKGYASNLFDSLFAGFFPADAPRITVAVMVHGAKVEYHGSMLAAPIYREIASDIISRWAAAPREEKQPEEKK; this is encoded by the coding sequence ATGGAAGTGAAGATCCACCGCCGTTCCCGCCTGATGCAGTTCATCGCCCTGGTGCTGTTCCTGACGCTGGTGTGGGCCTACGCGCAGCTCGAATGGGGCGTGCCGCAGGCCGTCAAGCGCAGCGTGGTGCAGTCGCGCGGGACCATCACCGCCGCTGACGGCACGGTGCTGGCCCAGAGCGTGAACGGCAAGCGGGTTTATCCCCAGGGCACGCTCGCCGGGCAGGTGGTCGGGCTGATGGGCGCGACCGAGGGCCTGGAGGGGCTGGAGGCCGCCTACAACCGCACGCTGGAGGGCGGCCAGAACCTGAAGCTCACCCTGGACCCGGCCGCGCAGGCCGCCGCCGAGGCCGCGCTCGCCAAGGCCGTGCCCGAGCACCAGGGCCAGTACGGCTCGGTGGTCGTGCTTGAAACCCGCACCGGGCGCATCCTGGCCGCCGCGAGCTACCCCCCCTTCGACCCCAACCAGTGGCGCGACTACAGCCCGGAAACCCGGCGCAACCGGCCCTTCCTCGACGTCTTCGAGCCCGGCTCGACCATCAAGGGTCTGGTCGTCGCGGCTGCCATCAACGAGGGCCTGACGACGCCGGAGACCAAGTACGACACGCCCATGCGCCGCTACGTGGGCGGGCGCTGGGGCAGCACGATTGGGGACGCGGTCGCCCACCCCGGCCACCTCACCACCCGGCAGGTGCTGCGCTACAGCAGCAACGTGGGCATGAGCCACATCGTGGAGCACTTCCCCCCCGAGCGGATGCGCGGCTACCTCAGCCATTACGGGTTCGGGAGCTACGTGGATATCCCTACCGTGGTCACCAGCACGGGCCAGCTTCAACCGCTGCGGAACTGGGACGATCTCGTGCGGGCCACCAACGCCTTCGGCCAGGGCATGAGCAGCACGACCCTGCAACTCGCGGCGGCTTACAACACCCTGGCGAACGACGGCCGCTACGTCTCGCCCCGCCTGGTGGAGGGTGAATCCGCGGGCGAGCGGCGCGAGGTGCTGCGCCCCGAGACCGCCCGCAAGACCCGCGAGATGCTCCAGGCCGTGATTGAGGAGGGTATTCCCCACGCTGCCGGAATCAAGGGCTACGCCCTGGGCGGCAAGACGGGCACCGCGCAGGTCTCCGAGGGCGCCAAGGGCTACGCGAGCAACCTGTTCGACAGCCTCTTCGCAGGCTTCTTCCCCGCCGACGCGCCCCGGATCACGGTCGCCGTCATGGTCCACGGCGCCAAGGTCGAGTATCACGGCTCCATGCTCGCCGCCCCGATCTACCGCGAGATCGCCTCCGACATCATCTCCCGCTGGGCCGCCGCCCCCCGCGAGGAGAAGCAGCCCGAGGAGAAGAAGTAA
- a CDS encoding NUDIX hydrolase yields MTTPGGEPDPLDAALDDPWALWVGSRSRTPLNLPEYRRAAVLVALTRERDPRVLLTVRSAELPTHRGQISFPGGSLDPNETPVQGALREAEEEVGLDPRTVTVLGELDDVFTPVGFHVTPVLARVPAEPRLTLTAEVAQIITPTLGELRALDVVREVRTLPGGEQVPLYRYPWRGHDIWGMTARVLHDLLQHGP; encoded by the coding sequence GTGACGACCCCGGGAGGCGAACCGGACCCGCTCGACGCCGCCCTGGACGATCCCTGGGCCCTCTGGGTGGGCAGCCGGTCCCGCACGCCGCTGAACCTGCCCGAGTACCGCCGCGCCGCCGTGCTCGTCGCGCTGACCCGCGAGCGTGATCCCCGCGTGCTCCTCACCGTCCGCTCGGCGGAACTTCCCACCCACCGGGGCCAGATCAGTTTTCCGGGCGGCAGCCTCGACCCTAATGAGACGCCCGTGCAGGGGGCGTTGCGCGAGGCCGAGGAGGAGGTGGGCCTGGACCCCCGCACGGTCACGGTGCTGGGCGAGCTCGACGACGTGTTCACGCCGGTCGGCTTCCACGTCACGCCGGTCCTGGCGCGCGTGCCCGCCGAGCCACGCCTGACGCTGACGGCCGAGGTCGCGCAGATCATCACGCCCACCCTGGGAGAACTGCGCGCCCTGGACGTCGTCCGCGAGGTTCGCACCCTGCCGGGCGGCGAGCAGGTGCCGCTCTACCGCTACCCCTGGCGCGGCCACGACATCTGGGGCATGACGGCGCGGGTGCTGCACGACCTCCTCCAGCACGGGCCGTGA